Part of the Cololabis saira isolate AMF1-May2022 chromosome 15, fColSai1.1, whole genome shotgun sequence genome, TGATATCTCGCTCATCCAGGATGTGTAAGGGTCATTTGAATGCATATCGTAAACACATTTATGCAATACTGATATCTAGGTCCATGGAGTCCATCGTGTAAACGCACACTggtaattaatttaaaaaaataaaatattaacaagaagTAACAGAAGTCATTTAGATCTCAAATAAAAACCAAAGCAATGAAGCCTATATAATTTTAATGCACTACAAATTTCACTTCTAATTTTTGGTGCACTAGAAATatctgaaaataaaaatcatagcTACAAAACATCTGAACTCAAGGGCGACTGTCGTTTACAACAAACGTTTACTCTAAAGTGGTTATGAGGACACCATCATCTCCATacagacaacaaaaaaaaaaaaagactatatAAATCATTCAGGCCAGGAGCTCAACTGGTTTTGCACGATAACGTTGTAGCGCTTGTGAAACATAGTGATGTCATCTTCTTTTCCCATTCCTGCCTCGGGCGGTTGATCCAGCTCCTTCATGCTTTAGGTCATAAATGCCTTTCAACCCCCCGCTTTGCATCCACTTTTCTACGACTGCAAGTGTTTTGATACAGAGCAGTAGGGAAAATAAACTAAAGCTACATGAAACGATCATGGgtatgttttaaatacagactgGACACTGAGGTTTCGTGTCACGTTAATGGTTTAGAAATGCAGATTTGAAAATGACCCAAAATGCTTGTTTGCTAGATTTACTGATCTTTCTCGTTCCACTGCATTGCCAAAACAGCGAGTCTGAACCTCACTAGTTGACGTTCAGCCGTTTGTGAAGACACGGTGTGATTGTCGTGTTTTGCATCATGAATTCAAGCCAGGAACATAAAAATGACAACTAGTCTATGTACACTTGTTTCTCCCAGGATATTGTAAGAGACGCATGTCACACTCGATCCGTCATCCTGACCCAACAAGCCCCTCGAAGGAAGTGATGAGGGTCTTTCTGCAACACTTTGATTGGTGCCACTTCAGTCTACAAGTGGCCTTGAGTTCAGAATCACCTTTAGGTACCctgattctttatttcattaaaactgAGTTATCCCAGTAGACTGGCCTAGCGGAGGACATTCTGCTACTCAATAACAGATCTttcaaggctttttttttaccatttggACGTATTGATAAGTGGACTGAGAAGGGTAATCAACGTGTATAAATTATTTATACAATGTGTGAAGGTCAAGGCCTCGGGTTAAGTGTGGGAATGCAGAGAAAGCAATTTCTTAATATTGCTTAGCTTTATTATTTACCGTGAAAAGTACACCTTTAATTTCATCTACGTTATATCAGTATCAGCAGATAGTCTGAAAACCTGATACGAATCATTGGGAACAATTTCCTAGGCGTTCCACTTGTATCCACAAGAGGAATGATCTCTTTTCTCTGGACACTGGCCTTATATTTTCATTTCTGCCAACAGATGGGTTCTGCCTTGAGCCTTGAGGACTGAAGTAACAtgacagctgttttttttttcttttttttttttagtgtgcaGTTCCTTGCATAATGTGGCAGTGGCTGTTCCCGACTCGCTTCTGGCTAGTTATGATTTCCCCTGAGTGTCAGCTGGCCCAGCAATAACAATGTCCCTTCACTTTCCctctaaaaaggaaaaaaaaaaaggttacagGTTTAATTGTCAGGACTGCAAGTGGTTTTGTTAAATCATCCTCCGGTGAAATAATGAGCTCCTCTGTTCCCAGCCGGTGCACAGATGCGACCTTTTCTGCTACAACCCACAACTTTGCATCTCGTGTGTTTCTGCtaagaagaagagagagagaagccgGTCATACTCACAGAGAAAACTGCATTTTGGAGCCCAAATGGTATGGGCGTGAGTCTCGCTAAGGCCACAATTTTGAGTCCACTTCCTCCTTCCACCACTCGTATGACAGCACTGAGCTGTTCGCTGTTTCCCACTTTGTTCAGCACCCAGTCAGTCAATAACCGCTTGCACACCAGGTGCGCCACGAAGGTCCCTATTAAAACTCCCACCATGACCAGTCCCATGCCCAGCACAAATCCATAGAGGTAGCCAGCTGCCACATTAAGAACAATATATCCCCAGCCGCAGGGAAACGACACTGTAATTAAACCGACTATGAACAGCATGGCTCCGACAAAGCTGTCCAAGCTCTCCACCCAGATCAGCAGGTCCTTCAGGTACTGGCGTACAAGGGCGACGGAGGAGAAGCACACGGCGGTCAGGATGCACGCCAGCAGGGCGCTCTTGAAGCAGAAGGTGGTGATGCAGCACGGATGTCTGAACTCTCCCCCGGTGAAGGTCGTTCCCCCGGTGTCAGCCACGACCTCGGGGTCTCCATCAGTCTTGCCGATGCCAGCAGCTCTCTCATCGAAGGCGCTGCATATCAGGATGTCAATCTTGTCACAGTCCTCCGTGGCAGTTCTCTGCAGCCACCGGTTCAGCTGAATCTGCATCTTCCCCACTGCGTGCCTGACCAGcttggtgaacagctgcagGGTCGTGGCCCCTGACATTGACATGTTGGCCCCTCCAACAGGCTCCTGGGGACCTGCAGGTGCTCAGGTCAGGGCTGGGATGTGAGTGAGACGATCCTGGCAGCTTTTACACCCAGCACAAGTCCATGTGATGTGTTGATCTTCActgtagaatagaatagaagactttatagatctcccagaggagaaattcaatcgtgcagcagccaacacacacacgctcaacggtttatacaaaaaattaaaatagaaataaccaataaatagctaaataataaaaaaaaagcaataaaaattttttagaaaaatgagtaatgtacaagagaaaaaatagtaaacacaaaaaaactgataatatatttacatgtgcaaaaatactgTAATCAtgtattaacatttttttttgaaaaaaatcgattttccgattctaaatcgattctcatattaattcctaaaaatcgattattatttctaaagatcgatttaaaaaaaaaaatgttttcataattttcaccaggtgaactttaatcccagtagtcggacacacagtttgtcatgacaattctgaaaaatgccaggtgcttcatggcaatatgtgtgcgtggtgacagaataaattagataagctcaaatgatttgtttactgcatgaactgttgcaatttctttcttttttgcactttaaatggatattgaaaggcctgtttgagttatttatttcttagttattacacaataattattgtgaaattattatttcactagttattttacagtcacataattcaggcaacagctcgaAAAacataacactaagccaaatcaatatcgaatcatgataatcgattctgaatattaagaatcgaatggattcttgacatttaaatggatccccagccctaatgcaCACACCTGGATGACGGtggctgcagcagtagcagacacatgcagatcAGATACTCTCCCGGGCCATTCCAGTCCAGTGTTTATCTCGGGTACACCAGCAGGGCAGGCTGCCAGTCCACACACTTAAAGGTGGTATTTCTGCAGCTCGCCATGTTCGGGGTCATCGCTCAGCTCCGGGCAAGGATGAATGAGAGGGACAGGGCATGAACTTTGCTCTCAATACCCGCCAGGAAACCTTACCCCCGTGGACGAGCTAACCAGCTCgctgcgagaataaagtccaaCATCGTCTCAGATTCAACCCTCGTTTCTGGCCCGAAGCTCCGCTTCGCCCGGGAAACCCGCGGGACGTCGGGAGACGACGTGTGGGGAAACGGTGGTTCCTCTCCGGGCTGCCCGGGGGAGTTGGAGTCGGAGGTTTTCCTTCCAAGGTGGATGTTGTTGCTGCTCCAGATATCCACACCGACCACTGTTTGTGTCCCAGAATGCCAAGTAACCTCAGACCACATGAGCCAGTCTCCGGGTCCCGGCCAACCAGAGAGCTGCGCTGCTATCGCGAGATTTATCGAGGTTtgaatatacatacacacacacacacacacacacacacacacacacacacacacacacacacacacacacacacatatatacatatatatatatatatatatatatatatatatatatatatatatatatatatatatgtatatatatatatatatatatatatatatatatatatatatatatatatatatatatatatatatatatatatatatatatatatatatatatatatatacatatacaggactttctcagaaaattagaatattgtgataaagtcctttattttctgtaatgcaaaaatgtcatacattctggattcattacaaatcaactgaaatattgcaagccttttattattttaacattgctgatcatggcttacagcttaagaaaactcaaatatcctatctcaaaaaatttgaatattctgggaatcttaatcttaaactgtaagccataatcagcaatattaaaataataaaaggcttgcaatatttcagttgatttgtaatgaatccagaatgtatgacattttagtgttttttaattgcattacagaaaataaagaactttatcacaatattctaattttctgagacagtcctgtgtgtgtgtgtgtgtgtgtgtgtgtgtgtgtgtgtgtgtgtgtgtgtgtgtgtgtgtgtgtgtgtgtgtgtgtgtgtgtgtttgaactcTATAGGATGACATCATGTGATATGTAGGTAGAGTTTAAGCAAGAATTTAACTTAGAACAGTACTTATTGTGTCAAAATCAAAAGTATAGACAGGCCATTTGTAATTTTAGGATGAATAACAGTATAATACCAAAAGTCACTGGAAGGTATAAAGTTAAGGTTTGTATAGAAGTCAGAGATTCTGTAACCTCTGTAATGTCAACTGTATTGGAGATgagtttcatattttgtttgaatgtaaaaatgtaaatataatgaatctcAGACAAAAATATTTACCAAAGTATTATACAAACCGACAATCtatgtttaaattgattttgttacttcaatctaaatgttatttataaatgAGGCGCCTTTTTGAAGAATGTCCTTCCTCTGTGTAAAGGATTTTTATTTTGCCAAATTGAGTATTTTAGTTGAACATGTACAGCCCGCCACTTGCtataaatgtacaaatgtttGTGTACTTGTGCTCCATACCATGTGATCATGGTCGTGAGTTAAaatagatgatgatgatgatgatgatgatgatgatgatgatgatgatgatgatgatgatgatgatgatgatgatgatgatgatgatgatgatgatgaaaagtAACAGAATGGGTCCTCAGTCACCAGCACCATGCTCATCCTGAAACTACATGTCCAGCTTAACGAGCTTAACAAGTTTGAAGCTGCAAATGCAGATACCCTGCAGGAGAACTTGCAGCTTGAGGCAGTTGAGCCAGACAATAGGCAAAGCAAGGcacatttatttgtatagcacaattcaacacaaggtaattcaaagtgctttacatcaacattaaaagttcaagaaaataacaaataaaatgataagaaaagaggtaaaataataaaaagcacaagttgttaaaaagtaagggcagtagagtacagcaggtaagtatttaatttaagagtatgcttcagtaaacagtgatgttttaggcctgatttaaaggatctacagttggagcagacctcaggtctacaggaagtttgttccaccggtgaggagcagaataactgaacgctgcctcaccttgcttggttctggttcttggaaccacaacaaaccagatccagatgaacctcaggggtctgggagcttcataggaactaacagatcaaccatgtgttttggtccaagaccattcagtgctttgtagaccagcagtaagattttaaactctatcctttgactcactggaagccagtgtagtgatttcatgaccggtgtgatgtggtccagtttcctggtgtttgtaaggactcagCGTGCATTCATTTATGTGTCTGTCAGCATGTTGCTACCAATTCAGTGTAAAGGAATCTCTTATGT contains:
- the tmem64 gene encoding transmembrane protein 64, whose product is MSMSGATTLQLFTKLVRHAVGKMQIQLNRWLQRTATEDCDKIDILICSAFDERAAGIGKTDGDPEVVADTGGTTFTGGEFRHPCCITTFCFKSALLACILTAVCFSSVALVRQYLKDLLIWVESLDSFVGAMLFIVGLITVSFPCGWGYIVLNVAAGYLYGFVLGMGLVMVGVLIGTFVAHLVCKRLLTDWVLNKVGNSEQLSAVIRVVEGGSGLKIVALARLTPIPFGLQNAVFSITDVSLPNYLVASSVGLLPTQLLNSYLGTTLRTMEDVIAEQSVSGYFVFSLQIVISIGLMFYVVHRAQVELNAAIAACQMELKSSHMNGSSTNHSGFTYCSKRATAGGGNCVNVV